The following proteins are co-located in the Nonlabens ponticola genome:
- a CDS encoding GIY-YIG nuclease family protein, with amino-acid sequence MDSTPTFHVYIMTNKKDGALYIGYTSDIESRVIELKTKLNPKSFTAKYNCDKLVYLEEHHTRATAEKRESQMKKWKREWKIELIEKLNPEWMDVAMNWSTDSHITLKSKRIKASIDYYKDIGNLDVWESTAL; translated from the coding sequence ATGGATTCAACACCTACTTTTCACGTCTACATTATGACAAATAAAAAAGATGGTGCTCTATATATTGGATATACCAGCGACATTGAGTCACGAGTGATCGAACTTAAAACCAAATTGAATCCAAAATCCTTCACTGCAAAATACAATTGTGACAAGCTGGTTTATCTTGAAGAGCACCATACTCGAGCCACTGCAGAAAAACGAGAATCTCAGATGAAGAAATGGAAAAGAGAATGGAAAATAGAATTAATCGAGAAGTTAAATCCTGAATGGATGGATGTCGCGATGAATTGGTCGACTGATAGTCACATCACTTTAAAAAGTAAACGAATTAAAGCATCTATAGATTACTATAAGGACATTGGTAATCTAGATGTATGGGAAAGCACCGCATTATGA
- a CDS encoding alpha-ketoacid dehydrogenase subunit alpha/beta has translation MSNNQRDSHFRGNLGTAYRNLTTAKAMAELYEENFKQVSKYVHATSRGHEVIQTAVGMQLLPQDYAFPYYRDDAMLLAIGMKPYDLMLQLLAKKADPFSGGRTYYSHPSLKDDDKPKIPHQSSATGMQAIPATGVAMGMWYKESLNEEQKEMLKQVQHDSNDGVVVCSLGDASVTEGEIAEAMQMAALKQLPILYLVQDNGWDISANAAETRAQNAAEYAAGFHGIEAISIDGTDFEQSYNTINEVIEKIRKERRPFLVHATVPLLNHHTSGVRMEFYRDDLEESRERDPYPKMRQLLLDNGFTVQELDDYDAFAKAETQKALQQATEMPDPEPADLFTHDFAPTPITEERGERSPAGAEKVVMVDCALFAIEELMRKHPECLLYGQDVGGRLGGVFREAATLAQKFGDNRVFNTPIQEAFIVGSTVGMSAAGLKPIVEVQFADYIWPGLNQLFTEVSRSCYLSNGKWPVSMILRVPIGAYGSGGPYHSSSVESVITNIRGLKIAYPSNGADLKGLMKAAYYDPNPVVIFEHKGLYWSKVKGTKGATSIEPSEDYVLPFGKAWVLQEIWKKEEEETLSIITYGMGVHWAMNATAELGLQDRVEVVDLRTLHPLDYDTVFASVKKCGKCLVVTEEPSDNGFSRGLQGRIQEECFKYLDAPVMIIGSENMPAIPLNSVLEETMIPSTEKVKVKIQEVLNY, from the coding sequence ATGAGCAACAATCAACGAGATTCCCACTTTCGTGGGAATTTAGGAACAGCATACCGTAATCTAACCACCGCCAAAGCAATGGCCGAACTCTACGAGGAAAACTTTAAGCAGGTTTCCAAGTACGTTCACGCCACAAGCCGCGGCCACGAGGTCATTCAGACTGCTGTAGGCATGCAGCTATTGCCACAGGATTATGCGTTTCCTTACTATAGAGACGACGCTATGCTCTTGGCTATAGGAATGAAGCCGTATGACTTGATGCTGCAATTGCTAGCAAAGAAAGCTGATCCATTTTCTGGCGGTCGTACTTATTACTCACATCCATCATTAAAGGATGATGACAAGCCTAAAATACCGCATCAATCCAGTGCTACTGGTATGCAGGCTATTCCTGCAACGGGTGTGGCAATGGGAATGTGGTACAAGGAAAGCCTCAATGAGGAACAGAAAGAGATGCTGAAACAAGTTCAGCATGACAGCAATGACGGTGTTGTCGTCTGTTCCCTAGGCGATGCGTCCGTTACCGAAGGCGAGATTGCTGAGGCCATGCAAATGGCCGCACTCAAACAGTTGCCTATTCTTTATTTGGTGCAGGATAATGGCTGGGACATTAGTGCCAATGCAGCCGAAACCAGAGCTCAGAACGCTGCCGAGTATGCGGCAGGTTTTCACGGCATCGAGGCGATTTCTATTGATGGAACTGATTTTGAGCAGAGCTACAACACGATCAATGAGGTCATAGAAAAAATCCGTAAGGAGCGCAGGCCATTTTTAGTACACGCGACCGTTCCCTTATTGAATCACCATACCAGCGGCGTGCGCATGGAATTTTATCGCGATGATTTGGAAGAATCTCGAGAGCGCGATCCATATCCTAAAATGAGGCAATTACTTCTTGACAATGGCTTTACTGTGCAGGAACTTGATGATTATGACGCTTTCGCGAAAGCGGAAACACAAAAAGCTCTACAACAAGCGACAGAAATGCCCGATCCAGAGCCAGCGGACTTGTTCACGCACGACTTTGCACCAACACCAATAACTGAGGAGCGCGGCGAGCGATCGCCAGCAGGTGCAGAAAAAGTGGTGATGGTAGATTGTGCGCTATTTGCCATAGAAGAATTGATGCGTAAACACCCAGAATGTTTGCTGTACGGTCAAGACGTTGGTGGTAGATTGGGCGGCGTTTTTAGAGAGGCAGCAACGCTGGCACAGAAATTTGGTGACAATAGAGTATTCAACACACCCATCCAGGAAGCATTTATCGTGGGTAGCACGGTAGGAATGAGCGCGGCAGGTTTGAAGCCCATCGTTGAGGTACAGTTTGCCGACTACATCTGGCCTGGTTTGAACCAATTATTTACTGAGGTTTCCAGGTCATGCTATTTAAGTAACGGTAAGTGGCCTGTATCCATGATATTGCGTGTACCGATAGGCGCATATGGATCTGGTGGGCCATATCATTCCAGCTCTGTAGAAAGTGTGATTACCAATATTAGAGGTCTTAAAATCGCCTATCCATCCAACGGTGCCGACTTGAAAGGCTTGATGAAAGCTGCTTATTATGACCCGAATCCAGTAGTGATCTTTGAACATAAAGGATTGTACTGGTCAAAAGTCAAAGGAACCAAAGGAGCAACCAGTATCGAACCTAGCGAGGATTATGTATTGCCTTTTGGTAAGGCTTGGGTGTTGCAGGAAATCTGGAAAAAGGAAGAAGAGGAAACCTTGAGCATTATCACCTATGGAATGGGCGTGCACTGGGCCATGAACGCTACGGCAGAACTTGGTTTACAGGATAGAGTAGAAGTAGTAGACTTGAGAACGCTGCATCCGCTGGATTATGATACGGTTTTTGCCAGCGTTAAGAAATGCGGTAAATGTCTTGTAGTTACTGAAGAGCCCAGCGATAACGGATTCTCTAGAGGCCTGCAAGGTCGTATACAGGAAGAATGCTTCAAATATCTGGATGCACCAGTAATGATCATAGGTTCTGAAAATATGCCTGCTATACCACTTAATTCAGTTCTTGAAGAAACGATGATACCTAGTACTGAGAAAGTGAAAGTGAAGATTCAAGAGGTGTTGAACTATTAA
- a CDS encoding META domain-containing protein, which yields MKILKVIVPILFLALISYSCEETRRALDTGSRIELNGAYDVTLVDGENMRGNNQTINFNGLSRSVNGFAGCNNYNADFTVNNLQLSIGEIAVTRKSCPNLDIENQFLAALKKVTRYSKTDNTLTLTDAESNVVIVANAQTE from the coding sequence ATGAAAATTCTCAAAGTAATAGTTCCAATTCTTTTTCTCGCTTTAATATCCTATAGCTGTGAAGAAACACGCAGGGCGCTGGATACAGGAAGCCGTATAGAGCTCAACGGCGCGTATGATGTAACCCTTGTTGATGGCGAGAACATGCGTGGCAATAACCAGACGATTAATTTTAATGGATTGTCTCGCAGTGTGAATGGTTTTGCAGGTTGTAACAATTACAATGCAGATTTTACAGTAAACAATTTGCAACTATCTATTGGCGAGATCGCTGTCACAAGAAAAAGTTGTCCTAATCTGGATATTGAAAATCAGTTTCTAGCGGCTCTCAAAAAAGTCACGCGCTATTCAAAAACTGATAATACATTGACGCTTACAGATGCAGAAAGCAATGTGGTAATTGTAGCAAATGCCCAGACTGAATAA
- a CDS encoding DUF4136 domain-containing protein, whose translation MKKTLLLMAIITAMVSCQTVRVSQDYAIGTDFNQYKTYAYFKQGVDEANISELDKKRILRAIDAEMGAKGFTKSENPDLLVSIFTDTQERVDVYNNWGWNFGYGWGWGGFGFGGPFGNNVSRTTEGVLYIDLIDANDKELIWQGIGQAPLKTEPREKVERTNEIVREILMQFPPNK comes from the coding sequence ATGAAAAAGACATTACTTCTAATGGCAATCATTACTGCTATGGTGAGCTGCCAGACCGTACGTGTATCGCAAGATTATGCGATAGGCACAGACTTTAATCAGTACAAAACCTATGCTTACTTCAAGCAAGGTGTGGACGAGGCAAACATTTCAGAACTAGACAAAAAACGCATTCTGCGCGCTATTGATGCAGAAATGGGCGCTAAAGGCTTCACCAAATCTGAAAATCCAGATTTACTCGTAAGCATATTTACAGATACGCAGGAACGTGTTGACGTTTACAATAATTGGGGTTGGAACTTTGGCTATGGTTGGGGTTGGGGCGGCTTTGGTTTTGGCGGGCCATTTGGTAACAATGTTTCTCGCACTACCGAAGGTGTTCTTTATATCGACCTTATTGATGCAAACGATAAGGAGTTGATATGGCAAGGAATAGGTCAAGCGCCTCTCAAGACAGAACCTCGCGAAAAAGTGGAAAGAACCAACGAAATTGTAAGGGAAATCCTGATGCAATTCCCACCTAACAAATAA